The following are from one region of the Coffea eugenioides isolate CCC68of chromosome 2, Ceug_1.0, whole genome shotgun sequence genome:
- the LOC113764131 gene encoding tyrosyl-DNA phosphodiesterase 1, with product MSISNSPRVGFLQPLNKVGQEESSIPKILLSKGLNVVGRNCIPVTDKRLSRKHLSINVASDGSSEVSVEGTNPVVLRTKGERKKLLSGEKWKIEDGDIIELIPGHYFFKYVASGGEKNEKLMSNKQKRCWDEESSYSKDRVRNKKRINGESELEPLAEQSKKKWFENNGKETDKSSEGIRQFNVPNSKLPSTFRLLRVQGLPAWANTNTVSINDVIQGNVILAILSNYMVDIDWLLSACPLLKKVPNVLVIHGESDGILEYMKRKKPASWILHKPPLPISFGTHHSKAMLLVYPQGVRVVVHTANLIHVDWNNKSQGLWMQDFPWKDNNGASKGCGFESDLIDYLTMLKWPEFNVDLPALGSYSIKPSFFKKFDYTSAVVRLIASVPGYHSGSNLKKWGHMKLRTVLQECTFSEEFQKSPLVYQFSSLGSLDEKWMLEFASSMSAGVTRDKKPLGVGEPLIIWPTVEDVRNSLEGYAAGNAIPSPLKNVEKAFLKKYWAKWKANHSGRCRAMPHIKTFTRYNGQNLAWFLLTSANLSKAAWGALQKGNSQLMIRSYELGVLFLPSSIKPGCGFSCTDIAKSSDDNGGLQKSSETKRMKLVTLNWQGDQTEVIQLPVPYELPPKPYSREDVPWSWDRHYAEKDVYGQVWPRQVKLYACQDS from the exons ATGAGTATATCCAACTCTCCTCGG GTGGGATTTCTGCAGCCATTGAACAAAGTAGGGCAAGAAGAGAGCTCAATTCCCAAAATATTACTATCTAAAGGGCTCAATGTTGTTGGCCGGAATTGCATTCCAGTCACCGATAAACGCCTCAGCCGGAAGCATCTCAGCATTAATGTTGCCTCCGATGGCTCTAGCGAAGTCTCTGTG GAAGGAACAAACCCTGTTGTTCTAAGAACTAAGGGTGAAAGGAAGAAGCTTTTATCTGGAGAGAAATGGAAAATTGAGGATGGTGATATTATAGAGTTGATACCTGGCCACTACTTTTTTAAGTATGTAGCTTCTGGTggtgagaaaaatgaaaagttaaTGAGTAATAAGCAGAAAAGGTGTTGGGATGAAGAAAGTAGTTATAGCAAAGACAGGGTTCGTAATAAGAAGAGAATCAACGGTGAATCTGAATTGGAACCTCTGGCTGAACAATCAAAAAAG AAATGGTTTGAGAATAATGGCAAGGAAACAGATAAATCTTCGGAGGGTATTCGTCAATTTAATGTTCCTAATTCTAAGTTACCGTCAACTTTTCGATTATTACGGGTGCAAGGGCTGCCAGCATGGGCTAATACTAACACGGTCTCAATCAATGACGTGATTCAG GGAAATGTTATTCTTGCTATACTTTCTAATTACATGGTGGACATCGATTGGCTACTTTCTG CATGTCCTCTGCTTAAAAAAGTGCCTAATGTTTTGGTCATCCATGGAGAGAGTGATGGCATACTGGAGTACATGAAG AGAAAAAAGCCTGCAAGTTGGATCCTTCACAAACCTCCATTACCAATTTCATTTGGAACACATCATTCCAAAGCTATGCTTCTTGTCTATCCTCAAGGAGTAAGGGTTGTTGTGCATACGGCAAATTTGATACACGTTGATTGGAATAACAAGAGCCAAGGCCTGTGGATGCAAGATTTTCCGTGGAAGGATAATAACGGTGCAAGCAAAGGATGTGGTTTTGAAAGCGATTTAATTGATTATCTGACCATGTTAAAG TGGCCAGAATTCAATGTTGATTTACCTGCTCTTGGCAGTTACAGTATTAAGCCTTCATTCTTCAAAAAGTTTGATTACACCAGTGCAGTG GTCAGGCTAATTGCATCAGTCCCTGGATATCATTCAGGTTCCAATTTAAAAAAGTGGGGACATATGAAGTTACGTACTGTGCTTCAGGAGTGTACTTTCAGTGAGGAGTTCCAAAAATCTCCTCTTGTTTACCAG TTTTCTTCCCTAGGTTCTTTGGACGAGAAGTGGATGTTGGAATTTGCATCATCTATGAGTGCTGGAGTTACAAGAGATAAAAAGCCCCTTGGGGTAGGGGAGCCATTAATAATATGGCCAACAGTGGAAGATGTCAGAAATTCTTTAGAG GGATATGCAGCTGGAAATGCCATTCCAAGTCCACTAAAGAATGTGGAGAAAGCATTTCTGAAAAAATATTGGGCAAAATGGAAGGCTAACCATAGTGGTCGCTG TCGTGCAATGCCTCACATAAAGACATTCACGCGGTATAATGGCCAAAATCTTGC GTGGTTCTTGCTCACTTCAGCCAACCTCAGCAAAGCTGCCTGGGGGGCTCTTCAGAAAGGCAATTCCCAGCTGATGATCCGTTCCTACGAG CTTGGAGTGCTCTTTTTGCCTTCTTCCATTAAACCCGGTTGTGGATTTTCTTGTACAGATATTGCAAAGTCCTCTGAT GATAATGGTGGACTGCAGAAGAGTTCTGAAACGAAGAGAATGAAGCTGGTGACTCTAAATTGGCAAGGAGACCAAACTGAAGTGATACAGTTGCCTGTTCCTTATGAGCTTCCACCAAAACCCTATTCCCGGGAAG ATGTTCCTTGGTCTTGGGATCGTCATTATGCAGAGAAGGATGTTTATGGTCAAGTATGGCCTAGACAAGTAAAGTTGTATGCCTGCCAAGATTCCTAG
- the LOC113756284 gene encoding uncharacterized protein LOC113756284 gives MPGNNFLSNPPNFTGENYQIWAVKMKSYLDANDLWDVVETDPVPELSEDPTIAEMRAHRDAVKRRSKAMTCIHSAVSDAVFKKIMTCETAKEAWDTLKVAFQGNDRTRQMQVLNLRREFELLRMKDTENIKEYSDKLLDVVNKIRLIGEQLPDSRVIEKVLVSLPERFEAKISSLEDSRDLSQITLPELINALQAQEQRRAIRKEEAVEGAFQVKDKIQNQQGGKEKKQQWNKKSKKEGESSRDEGRRGKFPQCPHCKKTSHLQQYCW, from the coding sequence ATGCCAGGAAATAACTTCTTGTCCAATCCTCCAAATTTTACTGGTGAAAACTACCAAATCTGGGCTGTCAAAATGAAGTCCTATTTGGATGCTAATGATCTTTGGGATGTGGTAGAGACAGATCCTGTTCCTGAATTATCGGAAGATCCAACTATTGCAGAAATGAGAGCCCATAGAGATGCAGTCAAAAGGAGATCAAAAGCCATGACGTGCATTCATTCAGCAGTTTCTGATGCagtattcaaaaaaattatGACTTGTGAAACTGCAAAGGAAGCTTGGGATACTCTCAAAGTGGCTTTTCAAGGCAATGACAGAACAAGACAAATGCAGGTTTTGAACCTTAGGAGAGAGTTTGAGCTCCTTAGGATGAAAGACACAGAAAACATCAAAGAGTACTCTGACAAACTCTTAGATGTTGTGAATAAAATCAGATTGATTGGAGAACAATTACCAGATAGCAGAGTTATAGAGAAAGTCTTGGTGAGCTTACCTGAAAGGTTTGAGGCCAAGATTTCCTCCCTTGAAGATTCAAGGGATTTGTCTCAAATCACTTTGCCAGAACTAATCAATGCATTACAAGCACAAGAGCAGAGAAGAGCTATCCGAAAGGAGGAAGCAGTAGAAGGTGCTTTTCAGgtgaaagacaaaattcaaaatcaacaaggtggcaaagaaaagaaacagcAATGGAACAAGAAGAGCAAGAAAGAAGGTGAGTCTAGCAGAGATGAAGGAAGAAGAGGGAAATTTCCTCAATGTCCACATTGCAAAAAGACTTCACATCTGCAACAATATTGCTGGTGA
- the LOC113762360 gene encoding protein translation factor SUI1 homolog 1, which yields MSELDSQIPTTFDPFADANADNSSAGSKEYVHIRIQQRNGRKSLTTVQGLKKEFSYNKILKDLKKDFCCNGTVVQDPELGQVIQLQGDQRKNVSTFLIQAGIVKKENIKIHGF from the exons ATGTCTGAGCTCGACAGCCAGATTCCTACCACCTTTG ATCCTTTCGCTGATGCAAATGCTGATAACTCAAGTGCGGGGTCAAAAGAGTATGTGCATATCCGCATACAGCAGCGCAATGGTAGAAAAAGCCTGACTACAGTCCAGGGTTTGAAGAAGGAGTTTAGTTATAACAAAATACTCAAGGACCTAAAGAAGGATTTTTGCTGCAATGGTACTGTTGTCCAGGATCCAGAACTGGGCCAG GTCATCCAACTTCAAGGTGATCAGCGGAAGAATGTATCTACATTTCTTATTCAG GCTGGCATTGTGAAGAAGGAAAACATCAAGATTCATGGTTTCTAA
- the LOC113761587 gene encoding cysteine-rich PDZ-binding protein, translating into MVCEKCEKKLSKVIVPDKWKEGAHNTTEGGGRKINENKLLSKKHRWTPYGTNSATTKCIICKQQVHQDAKYCHTCAYSKGVCAMCGKQVLDTKFYKQSNV; encoded by the exons ATGGTCTGCGAAAAGT GTGAGAAAAAGCTGTCGAAGGTGATAGTGCCGGACAAGTGGAAGGAGGGAGCCCACAATACCACCGAAGGAGGCGGCCGGAAGATTAACGAGAACAAGCTCCTCTCCAAGAAACACCG ATGGACGCCTTATGGAACAAATAGTGCAACAacgaaatgcattatttgcaAGCAGCAGGTGCATCAAGACGCTAAGTACTGTCATACCTGTGCCTACAGTAAAG GAGTATGTGCAATGTGCGGGAAACAAGTACTGGACACAAAGTTTTACAAGCAAAGCAATGTATAG
- the LOC113761096 gene encoding probable xyloglucan endotransglucosylase/hydrolase protein 8, whose protein sequence is MERRRASSMANRFLIAAVLFVLSCSSIQETAAQTSSFDDNFSKTCPETHFTTSADGQTWYLSLDKESGCGFQTKERYRFGWFSMKLKLVSGDSAGVVTAYYMCSDCTHLGAGPERDEIDFEFLGNRTGQPYLIQTNVYKNGTGNREMRHVLWFDPTKDYHSYSILWNPLQLVFYVDRVPIRVYRNANYTNNFFPMDKPMNLISSIWNADDWATRGGLEKTNWTLAPFVSSYKDFSVDACKWEDPYPACVSTTTEHWWDQYPAWHLSDSEKLDYAWVQRNLVIYDYCKDTERFPKVPEECWISPWA, encoded by the exons ATGGAGAGAAGAAGGGCTTCTTCAATGGCCAATCGTTTCCTCATTGCAGCTGTATTATTTGTTCTTTCTTGTTCATCAATTCAAGAAACAGCGGCACAAACGTCATCATTTGATGATAATTTCAGCAAAACTTGCCCTGAAACACATTTCACTACCTCTGCTGACGGACAGACATGGTACCTCTCCTTGGACAAAGAATCAG GCTGCGGATTCCAGACAAAAGAAAGGTACAGATTTGGATGGTTTAGCATGAAGCTCAAACTGGTCAGTGGTGATTCTGCTGGAGTCGTTACAGCTTATTAT ATGTGTTCGGATTGCACACACCTCGGAGCAGGGCCTGAAAGGGATGAGATAGACTTTGAGTTCTTGGGGAACAGAACAGGGCAGCCTTATCTTATACAGACCAACGTTTACAAGAATGGGACTGGTAATCGTGAAATGAGGCACGTTTTGTGGTTTGACCCCACCAAGGACTATCACAGCTATTCCATTCTATGGAACCCGCTGCAGCTTGT GTTCTACGTTGATAGAGTTCCAATAAGGGTCTACAGGAATGCAAATTATACAAACAACTTCTTCCCCATGGACAAGCCAATGAACTTGATTTCAAGCATATGGAATGCTGATGACTGGGCAACCAGAGGTGGTCTGGAGAAGACAAACTGGACGCTTGCACCATTTGTATCATCTTATAAAGACTTCAGTGTCGATGCCTGCAAATGGGAAGACCCTTACCCAGCCTGTGTCTCCACCACCACAGAACACTGGTGGGATCAGTATCCTGCTTGGCATCTCTCAGACAGCGAAAAGCTGGACTATGCTTGGGTTCAGAGAAATCTTGTTATTTATGACTATTGCAAGGACACCGAAAGATTCCCTAAAGTACCTGAGGAGTGCTGGATAAGTCCCTGGGCCTGA